A genomic region of Thunnus albacares chromosome 2, fThuAlb1.1, whole genome shotgun sequence contains the following coding sequences:
- the pheta1 gene encoding sesquipedalian-1 has product MKLNERSVAHYATCDSPPDKTGFLFKKGERNTAYHRRWFVLKGNMLFYFEERDSREPIGVIVLEGCTVELCESAEEFAFAIKFDCAKARVYKMAAENQAAMESWVKALSRASFDYMRLVVKELERQLEEIQEAAGGGCGGAGVGGLQGRSKSSRRSQVSRSRSGASSSSSSSSSLSSSSLSAPPLSLPFSNQRNFQDEVQLMSGCSKENGVAWSKPQVALANGFVEGASSCVAWEASGDSGYSSMIAYGADGVRAPPVPPRRRGASLESPVSPGTGCFSKLHDWYGREVEELRVQWLQSQ; this is encoded by the coding sequence ATGAAGCTGAATGAACGCAGTGTGGCACACTATGCCACCTGTGACTCACCGCCAGACAAAACAGGCTTCCTGTTCAAAAAGGGTGAGCGCAACACAGCTTATCACAGGCGCTGGTTTGTCCTTAAGGGCAACATGCTCTTCTACTTTGAGGAGCGCGACAGCCGCGAGCCAATCGGTGTCATCGTCCTTGAAGGATGCACCGTGGAGCTGTGTGAGTCAGCTGAGGAGTTCGCCTTCGCCATTAAGTTTGATTGCGCCAAAGCCCGGGTGTACAAGATGGCTGCTGAGAACCAAGCAGCCATGGAGTCGTGGGTGAAAGCGTTGTCGAGGGCCAGCTTTGACTACATGAGGCTGGTGGTGAAGGAGCTGGAGAGGCAGCTGGAGGAGATTCAGGAGGCTGCAGGAGGTGGCTGTGGTGGGGCTGGTGTAGGAGGCCTGCAGGGCAGGTCAAAGTCCTCCAGGCGAAGCCAGGTGTCAAGATCAAGGTCTGGggcatcctcttcttcatcatcctcatcttccttgtcatcatcatcattgagTGCCCCTCCCTTGTCACTCCCCTTCTCTAATCAAAGGAACTTCCAGGATGAGGTCCAGCTCATGTCTGGGTGTTCCAAGGAGAACGGTGTCGCATGGAGCAAACCACAAGTTGCCTTGGCTAACGGCTTTGTCGAGGGAGCGTCCTCCTGTGTGGCCTGGGAAGCCAGCGGAGACTCTGGGTACAGCAGTATGATTGCTTATGGGGCTGATGGGGTGAGGGCTCCACCAGTGCCACCCAGGAGAAGAGGAGCATCTCTGGAGAGCCCCGTCTCCCCCGGTACTGGGTGCTTCTCCAAGCTCCATGACTGGTATGGCAGAGAAGTGGAGGAACTGAGAGTGCAGTGGCTGCAGAGCCAGTAA